One Setaria italica strain Yugu1 chromosome I, Setaria_italica_v2.0, whole genome shotgun sequence DNA window includes the following coding sequences:
- the LOC101775837 gene encoding uncharacterized protein LOC101775837 — protein MDTIRHLSLSRSTRLMEALVARSSVLSPAAVAGDASPSPSRIRVSVALPRSRRSPSTLAISTRWPRASPRRGGARLLAGSGEGGSLDPAGDAGGHAEESPLLENNVTLHESHHMDTTKQDEIGICGNGGSNIGGSRTGLFRTPISGGVHSATAVHDLPPPALAVRNLMEQARFAQLCTVMSRMHHRRAGYPFGSLVDFAPDPLGHPILSLSPLAIHTRNLLADPRCSLVVQITGSSGLSNTRVTIFGDVIPLPAEQQEWAHQQYVSKHQQWASQQWGNFYYYRMETISDIYFIGGFGTVAWIDVKEYESLQPDKISMDGGEQYLKEINSMFSKPLKELLSTEGEVDDVAVISMDSKGIDIRVRQGAQFNIQRIAFEVDRSVETLDEAKEALRRIISKSRWHTKSSILRRP, from the exons ATGGACACCATCCGGCACCTCTCGCTCTCTCGATCCACTCGCCTTATGGAAGCGCTCGTCGCGCGCTCCTCCGTgctctcgccggcggcggtcgccggAGACGCGTCTCCCTCCCCATCGCGTATCCGGGTGTCCGTCGCACTTCCCAGGTCCCGCAGGAGCCCTTCCACCCTCGCCATCTCCACGCGCTGGCCGCGTGCTTCTCCCCGCCGTGGCGGCGCCCGCCTGCTCGCTGGGTCAGGGGAAGGCGGGTCCCTGGACCCCGCCGGTGATGCGGGTGGCCATGCGGAAGAATCTCCCTTACTCGAG AATAATGTAACTCTACATGAAAGCCATCATATGGATACCACTAAACAAGATGAGATTGGCATTTGTGGAAATGGTGGGAGTAACATTGGTGGCTCAAGGACTGGACTATTCAGAACACCTATTTCAGGCGGTGTGCACAGTGCAACTGCTGTTCATGATTTACCACCGCCAGCTTTGGCAGTTCGCAATCTCATGGAACAG GCAAGGTTTGCTCAGCTGTGCACTGTCATGTCTCGGATGCATCATCGTCGTGCAGGATACCCATTTGGTTCTCTAGTAGATTTTGCACCTGACCCATTGGGCC ACCCAATCTTGTCGTTATCCCCACTAGCCATCCACACAAGAAATTTGTTGGCAGACCCAAGATGCAGCCTTGTTGTACAG ATAACTGGATCGAGTGGATTATCAAATACACGAGTAACTATCTTTGGTGATGTCATTCCGTTGCCTGCTGAACAACAG GAATGGGCTCATCAGCAGTATGTTTCAAAGCACCAGCAGTGGGCATCTCAACAGTGGGGTAACTTTTACTACTACAGAATGGAGACGATAAG CGACATATATTTCATTGGAGGTTTTGGTACTGTAGCTTGGATAGATGTGAAGGAATACGAGTCCCTGCAACCTGATAAGATTTCAATGGATGGAGGGGAGCAATATTTGAAG GAAATCAACTCAATGTTCTCAAAGCCTCTGAAAGAACTCTTATCAACTGAAGGAGAGGTAGATGATGTAGCTGTTATATCAATGGATAGCAAAGGTATCGATATCCGCGTTCGACAAGGTGCACAG TTCAACATTCAGAGGATAGCATTTGAGGTGGATCGCAGCGTAGAAACTCTGGACGAAGCCAAGGAAGCGCTTAGGAGGATAATCAGCAAGTCTCGGTGGCACACAAAGAGCTCCATCTTGAGACGCCCTTGA